A genomic segment from candidate division WOR-3 bacterium encodes:
- a CDS encoding uroporphyrinogen decarboxylase family protein has product RCPVIPLLTSFSAKVAGMKLREYSTNGKAMAKAQIIAWEEFGCDATNIFSEVGIIAEALGSEFFYPEDDLPVLKTPALNRKNIKELKIPDPHATGRLPVYLEAIELTYQTLGDRVPILAYLPAPFTTAMFLINPEEFLINTIQNPSLVKDLLEVSLQAAIEFSSAIIDAGGLPIIVDPLASTSVISPKAFKEFALPYERGLINFLHRYDLDCILHICGDTEPILDLLPETNADLISLDKVPMSLICEKLGRKMRIIGNFPPTNLIFSSPEAIKEGVKEMVKIGRKAEKGYIAATGCEVPIKTPKENLMAFVEGAKEAGWY; this is encoded by the coding sequence ACCGTTGTCCAGTAATTCCTTTACTCACCTCCTTTTCGGCAAAGGTGGCAGGGATGAAATTAAGGGAATATTCTACCAATGGCAAAGCGATGGCGAAGGCACAGATTATCGCCTGGGAAGAATTTGGTTGTGATGCCACTAACATTTTCTCCGAAGTGGGGATAATTGCGGAAGCGCTCGGTTCGGAATTCTTCTATCCGGAAGATGATCTGCCCGTCCTTAAAACCCCCGCCCTTAATAGAAAAAATATTAAAGAACTTAAAATACCAGACCCTCATGCCACCGGGAGGTTGCCTGTCTACTTAGAGGCGATTGAACTTACTTATCAAACACTCGGTGATCGGGTGCCAATTCTGGCTTATCTGCCCGCTCCTTTTACTACGGCTATGTTCCTTATTAATCCGGAAGAATTTCTCATCAATACCATTCAGAATCCTTCTCTGGTGAAAGATCTCCTGGAAGTCTCTTTGCAAGCGGCGATAGAATTTTCCTCTGCCATAATTGATGCTGGTGGCTTGCCAATCATTGTTGACCCTCTGGCTTCCACCAGTGTAATCAGTCCCAAGGCTTTTAAGGAATTTGCCCTTCCTTATGAAAGGGGACTGATAAATTTTCTCCATCGCTATGACCTTGATTGTATTCTTCACATCTGCGGTGATACCGAACCAATTCTCGATCTCCTCCCGGAGACGAACGCGGACCTCATCAGTTTGGATAAAGTGCCGATGAGTCTCATTTGCGAGAAACTGGGAAGGAAGATGCGAATTATTGGAAATTTCCCACCAACCAATCTTATCTTCTCTTCGCCCGAGGCAATTAAGGAAGGGGTGAAAGAGATGGTGAAAATTGGCCGGAAAGCGGAAAAGGGTTATATCGCCGCCACCGGTTGTGAGGTTCCGATTAAAACCCCAAAAGAGAACCTTATGGCATTCGTAGAAGGGGCTAAGGAGGCAGGATGGTATTAG